The sequence TGGATGCCGAAGGGTTTGCCGGCCTCGCGAGTCGCCGTGCGTTCGCGGTCGAACGCCGCGTCGTTGGCCCCGCTCGCTCCGAAACCGTCGCCCGCCCTCATCGCGGCGGTCGATCCTCGAGCGAACGACAGCGCGTCGATCTCGAGTCCGGACGCGGCCTCCTCGAGCATCTCGACGCCCGCCACGCCACCTTCTCGAAAGTCGAGACAGGCCGCCGTTCCGCTCCGTTGCATGAACTGCAGGGATCGGCGCATGCCCTCGACCAGTTCCTCGCGCGAGGCAGTGCGTAACAGCCGGTGTTTGAGGCCGTCCGGCGGAGCGACCAGCTCCTCGAGTGACAGCCCTCGGCCGGCCTCTTTCGCGATCGAATCGCCGATGTGCGTGTGGGCGTTGACGAACGCCGGAACTACGATATCGGTGCTGTCGACCGATCCTTCTTCGATCGCGTCGATCCGCCCATCGTCTCCCACGATCAGTCGCCCCTCGACCGGTTCGAACGTCCGACCTCGGAGTATCGTCCCCGTGCATTCCATACCCACACGTTCGTGGTCTACGCCTTGAACCTTCGTCGGTCGACGATCGCTGGAGGGCGAGCGAAAGCGGGTGTGACGTTCACCCGAAAAGTAACGCACTTGAACGCGCCGTCCCGAGTACCGGTATGAGCACCGTCACCTCCGACACCGAGAACGCCCGCGCCGCCGTGGTCGTCGTCGACTACGGGCTCGGGAACTTGCGAAGCGTCACTCGCGGCCTGGAGCGTGCGGGTGCCGACGTCGAGATCACCGCCGATCCGGACGCGTTCGCTGCGGCCGACGGCGTCGTCCTCCCCGGCGTCGGCGCGTTCCGTGAGGGCGTCGAGAACGCCGATCCGATCCGGGACGAACTCCTCGCGGTGACCGAAACCGACACGCCGCTGTTCGGCATCTGTCTGGGGATGCAGATGCTTCTGACGACCAGCGAGGAGGGCGAAACCGACGGTGAATCGGCCGTTCAGGGGCTCGGTCTCGTTCCGGGAACCAACGTTCGCTTCGCCGAGGGCCAGAAGGTCCCGCACATGGGCTGGAACGAGCTGACGGTCGAGCGCGAGCATCCGCTCGTCGACGGCGTCGACGGGAAGTACGCCTATTTCGTCCACTCCTATTACGCGGTTCCCGACGAGGACGGTGCGACGGTCGCGACGACGGACTACGAACGCGAGTTCCCATCGATCGTTGCGAACGACGACGGAACCGTCTTTGGAACCCAGTTTCACCCCGAAAAGAGCGGCGAAACGGGACTGCGGATCCTGCAAAACTTCGTCGATATGTGCGCGGACGCCTGATACGATCTGCTGGGTCTGGGGGGCCAGGCTGATCGTTTGGCGCGGTCCCGACGTTTATTACGGCGGCCGAACTCTGTGCCGGTATGTCAGTACAGCAACAGCGGCGAGTCAGCCTCGTCGTCGGCGCGGTGTTCCTCCTCGTCTTCGCGTGGTCGCTCTGGATCAGCTTCGAGGTACTCGCCGCCGAGCCGCTGTCGGGGACGGTCGCGGCGATGCTGG is a genomic window of Natrarchaeobius halalkaliphilus containing:
- a CDS encoding amidohydrolase family protein; protein product: MECTGTILRGRTFEPVEGRLIVGDDGRIDAIEEGSVDSTDIVVPAFVNAHTHIGDSIAKEAGRGLSLEELVAPPDGLKHRLLRTASREELVEGMRRSLQFMQRSGTAACLDFREGGVAGVEMLEEAASGLEIDALSFARGSTAAMRAGDGFGASGANDAAFDRERTATREAGKPFGIHAGEVDESDINPALDLDPEFLVHVVHPQPIHMERIADSQVPIVVCPRSNLVTDVGLSPYEELSERTTLALGTDNVMLNSPSMFREMAVLSKISDLPAPEILRMATINGAELAGLEYGSIEPGRPARVIVLDGDSDNLTGVRDPVRAVVRRAGVDDVRDVVSP
- the hisH gene encoding imidazole glycerol phosphate synthase subunit HisH — encoded protein: MSTVTSDTENARAAVVVVDYGLGNLRSVTRGLERAGADVEITADPDAFAAADGVVLPGVGAFREGVENADPIRDELLAVTETDTPLFGICLGMQMLLTTSEEGETDGESAVQGLGLVPGTNVRFAEGQKVPHMGWNELTVEREHPLVDGVDGKYAYFVHSYYAVPDEDGATVATTDYEREFPSIVANDDGTVFGTQFHPEKSGETGLRILQNFVDMCADA